A stretch of Cyanobacterium sp. HL-69 DNA encodes these proteins:
- a CDS encoding hypothetical protein (Region 2 capsular polysaccharide biosynthesis protein), with protein MLGVKLDDYCGKKIFNFGIRVVKKYIDRARHLKRKISREIKYTLNPSLKYGGPSGLAKKWIDYQTYQQKGGTWIEVYSEQKYPHKRARTHNWGKDKFNFSRNLKSTIPPTGVFKIPHGQVLHNQGYVLTQDDYFMVDTSYHRQRLVHANLPKEKYPVEFLDGTCLSLMSNASNNYYHFLLDAIPRLHLFEKAGFSLNDVDYILMNQPMSPNAWDIFEQMGIDESKCVWAQKGKGIQAKMLIATTHPSLDRHHPHWMVNFMQTRINLSPCKPHRLLYIPRKTGTRKIINDDQIYGILEKFGFEYYLPENDTNQPQTFHEASIIVTPHGAALGNLVFCQPHTKVLEFISTGHLREYFFSLAHVANLEHHYIIGETIPPTKPRGKSSKNDYFIEPRYLQKALCFLMK; from the coding sequence GTGTTGGGTGTTAAATTAGACGATTATTGTGGAAAAAAAATATTTAACTTTGGAATTAGGGTAGTGAAGAAGTATATAGATAGGGCAAGACACCTTAAAAGAAAAATTTCCCGCGAAATCAAATATACGTTAAATCCCTCCCTCAAATATGGTGGCCCATCAGGACTTGCGAAAAAATGGATTGACTATCAAACTTATCAGCAAAAAGGCGGTACTTGGATAGAAGTTTATTCAGAGCAAAAATATCCCCACAAAAGAGCAAGAACCCATAATTGGGGAAAAGATAAATTTAATTTTTCTCGAAATCTAAAGTCCACAATTCCCCCCACAGGAGTATTTAAAATACCCCACGGACAAGTATTACACAATCAAGGATATGTTCTCACCCAAGATGATTATTTTATGGTTGATACCTCCTACCATCGTCAAAGATTAGTTCATGCTAATTTACCCAAAGAAAAATATCCCGTTGAGTTTTTAGACGGAACTTGTTTATCATTAATGAGTAACGCTTCAAATAATTATTACCATTTTTTGCTAGATGCCATACCTCGATTACATCTATTCGAGAAAGCAGGATTTAGTTTAAATGATGTAGATTATATTCTCATGAATCAACCTATGTCCCCCAATGCTTGGGATATTTTTGAGCAAATGGGTATTGATGAGTCTAAATGTGTTTGGGCTCAAAAAGGAAAAGGTATTCAGGCAAAAATGTTAATAGCTACTACTCATCCTAGTTTAGATCGCCATCACCCCCATTGGATGGTCAATTTTATGCAAACAAGGATTAATTTATCTCCTTGTAAACCTCATCGTTTATTGTATATTCCCCGCAAAACAGGAACTCGTAAAATTATTAATGATGACCAAATTTATGGAATTTTAGAGAAATTTGGCTTTGAATACTATTTGCCTGAAAATGATACTAACCAACCGCAAACATTCCATGAAGCATCAATTATCGTAACTCCCCATGGGGCAGCTTTGGGTAATCTTGTTTTTTGCCAACCCCACACAAAAGTATTAGAGTTTATTTCTACAGGGCATTTAAGGGAATATTTTTTCAGTCTTGCCCATGTGGCTAACCTTGAACATCATTACATTATCGGTGAAACTATACCACCTACAAAACCTAGGGGCAAAAGTTCCAAGAATGATTATTTTATTGAACCTCGTTACTTACAAAAAGCCTTATGTTTTTTGATGAAATAA
- the aroQ gene encoding 3-dehydroquinate dehydratase II AroQ — MSDLKLLVLHGPNLNLLGQREPEIYGSLTLSDVDKLLVEKGKIMGVEVVCFQSNHEGNLVDKIHQALGNYQGIVINAGAYTHTSVAVRDALAGVNLPTVEVHLSNIYRREEFRHHSYIAPISVGQISGFGVDSYLLGLQALVNHIKSLGT; from the coding sequence GTGTCTGATTTAAAACTTTTAGTATTACATGGTCCTAATCTTAATCTTTTGGGACAACGAGAGCCTGAAATCTATGGGAGTTTAACCCTCAGTGACGTAGATAAACTTCTTGTGGAGAAAGGAAAAATCATGGGGGTGGAAGTAGTTTGTTTTCAGTCTAATCATGAAGGCAACCTTGTAGATAAAATTCATCAGGCTTTAGGAAATTATCAAGGGATTGTGATTAATGCTGGTGCTTACACTCACACTAGCGTAGCTGTTAGAGATGCTTTGGCGGGGGTGAATCTTCCTACTGTGGAGGTTCACCTTAGTAATATATATCGTCGTGAGGAATTTCGCCACCATTCTTATATTGCACCCATCTCTGTGGGGCAAATTAGTGGTTTTGGGGTAGATAGTTATTTGTTGGGTTTACAGGCTTTGGTTAATCATATAAAGTCGCTTGGGACTTGA
- a CDS encoding Glycerol dehydrogenase-related protein, whose product MNVNETPSKISETIELAPNFRIPIIIIISAFPLILIQPILGGIVGLFGIFLTIQTTQIKLKFTPDTLEVYRGEKILRTFPYVEWENWEIYWQPVPILFYFKEIKSIHFLPIIFDAKTLKDCLEKCFPKTN is encoded by the coding sequence ATGAATGTTAACGAGACTCCATCGAAAATATCTGAAACCATAGAATTAGCCCCTAACTTTAGAATCCCTATCATTATAATTATCAGTGCCTTTCCCCTAATTCTGATTCAACCAATTTTAGGTGGAATTGTTGGCTTATTTGGTATCTTTTTAACTATTCAAACCACCCAAATTAAACTAAAATTTACTCCAGACACTTTAGAAGTATATAGGGGAGAAAAAATATTGAGGACATTTCCCTATGTAGAATGGGAAAACTGGGAAATTTATTGGCAACCAGTACCTATTTTGTTTTACTTTAAAGAAATTAAAAGCATTCACTTTTTGCCGATTATCTTTGATGCAAAAACCCTAAAGGATTGTCTCGAAAAATGTTTTCCTAAAACGAATTAA
- the proA gene encoding glutamate-5-semialdehyde dehydrogenase, whose translation MKEIAQKTRTAAQQLGILSTSARNQALEAIATTLEKHQKEIIDANNADCSASEGIISKALSARLLLGENKLKGAIAGVRDVAKLVDPLGTLTLHRELDQGLILRRVSCPLGVLGVIFEARPDALIQITSLAIKSGNGVILKGGKEAINTCTTLVKIIHEALSHTEVNPDAVQLLTTREEIKTLLSLDEYVDLIIPRGSNEFVRYVQENTKIPVLGHADGICHLFIDESADFDKAIPVTVDAKTQYPAACNAIETLLVHSAIAPKVLPLVAEALTDKGVTLKGDKATQTIINCESATEEDWRTEYSDLILSIKIVDDLPEAIAHINHYGSKHTDGIITENQNNAETFLNQVDAAGVYHNCSTRFADGFRYGFGAEVGISTQKMPPRGPVGLEGLVTYKYKLTGNGDIADTYSGNDAKPFTHKDL comes from the coding sequence ATGAAGGAAATTGCCCAAAAAACTCGCACGGCGGCACAACAATTAGGGATACTCTCCACCTCGGCTCGTAATCAAGCCCTAGAAGCGATCGCAACAACCCTCGAAAAACATCAAAAAGAGATTATTGATGCCAACAATGCCGATTGTAGTGCCTCTGAGGGGATAATTTCTAAGGCACTCTCTGCCCGTTTACTATTAGGGGAAAATAAGTTAAAAGGTGCCATCGCAGGGGTGCGTGATGTGGCAAAATTAGTTGATCCCCTCGGCACTCTCACTCTCCACAGAGAATTAGATCAAGGATTAATTTTACGCCGTGTTAGTTGCCCTTTAGGGGTATTAGGAGTTATTTTTGAGGCGCGCCCCGATGCTCTTATTCAAATCACCAGTTTGGCGATAAAATCGGGCAATGGGGTAATTTTAAAGGGGGGTAAGGAGGCGATTAATACCTGCACCACTTTAGTGAAAATAATTCATGAAGCCCTCAGCCATACTGAAGTTAACCCCGATGCCGTGCAACTTTTAACCACCCGAGAAGAAATTAAAACCCTTCTCTCCCTCGATGAATATGTGGATTTAATTATTCCCCGTGGCTCTAACGAATTTGTCCGTTACGTGCAAGAAAACACCAAAATTCCCGTTTTAGGTCATGCTGACGGTATCTGTCATCTTTTTATTGATGAATCCGCTGATTTTGACAAGGCTATTCCTGTGACGGTGGATGCTAAAACCCAATATCCTGCGGCTTGTAATGCCATTGAAACTTTGCTCGTACACAGTGCGATCGCCCCTAAAGTTTTACCTTTAGTAGCCGAAGCCCTTACAGATAAAGGAGTTACCCTGAAAGGGGATAAAGCCACCCAAACCATTATTAACTGTGAAAGTGCCACCGAAGAAGACTGGCGCACCGAATACAGCGATTTGATTCTATCTATCAAAATTGTAGATGATTTACCAGAGGCGATCGCCCATATCAACCATTATGGCTCAAAACATACCGATGGCATCATCACCGAAAACCAAAATAATGCAGAAACCTTCCTTAACCAAGTCGATGCCGCTGGGGTATATCATAATTGTTCAACCCGTTTTGCCGACGGCTTCCGCTATGGCTTTGGGGCAGAAGTAGGCATCAGCACCCAAAAAATGCCCCCCAGAGGGCCCGTGGGTTTAGAAGGATTAGTTACCTATAAATACAAACTCACAGGGAATGGAGACATTGCAGACACCTACAGCGGAAATGATGCCAAACCTTTTACCCACAAAGATTTATAG
- the dapB gene encoding 4-hydroxy-tetrahydrodipicolinate reductase DapB: MSQDNLIPVVVNGAAGKMGKEVIKAIASSDDMMLVGAVDQNPAVLGQDVGEVAGCGALEVPIMNDLEGVLVLATQHKTQGVMVDFTHPDSVYENVRSAIAYGVRPVVGTTGLSPKQINDLTDFADKASTGVLIIPNFSIGIVLMQQAAIQAAQYFDHVEIIELHHNQKADAPSGTAIKTAEMLSGMGKTYNPPQVEETEHIEGARGSLCGDNIRLHSVRLPGLIAHQEIIFGAAGQIYTLRHDTSDRSCYMPGVLLSIRKITELKSLVYGLEKII; encoded by the coding sequence ATGAGTCAAGATAATTTAATTCCTGTTGTCGTTAACGGTGCGGCGGGAAAAATGGGAAAAGAAGTGATCAAGGCGATCGCCTCTAGTGATGATATGATGCTTGTAGGTGCAGTGGATCAAAATCCTGCGGTATTAGGGCAAGACGTGGGTGAAGTGGCAGGATGCGGTGCTTTAGAAGTACCTATCATGAATGATTTAGAAGGAGTATTAGTCCTCGCCACCCAACACAAAACTCAAGGGGTAATGGTAGATTTTACCCACCCTGATAGTGTATATGAAAACGTGCGCAGTGCGATCGCCTATGGAGTGCGCCCTGTGGTTGGCACAACGGGATTAAGCCCCAAACAAATTAATGACCTAACCGACTTTGCCGATAAAGCAAGTACAGGAGTATTAATCATTCCCAACTTCTCCATTGGTATCGTCTTAATGCAACAAGCAGCCATCCAAGCAGCCCAATATTTTGACCATGTGGAAATTATCGAACTTCACCACAACCAAAAAGCAGATGCCCCCAGTGGTACAGCCATCAAAACCGCCGAAATGCTCTCAGGAATGGGCAAAACCTATAACCCCCCACAAGTAGAAGAAACCGAGCATATAGAAGGCGCTAGGGGTAGCCTTTGCGGTGATAATATTCGCCTCCATAGTGTGCGTCTCCCCGGATTAATCGCCCACCAAGAAATTATCTTCGGTGCTGCTGGACAGATTTACACCCTTAGACATGATACCAGCGATCGTTCCTGTTATATGCCAGGGGTTTTGTTATCTATTCGTAAAATTACCGAATTAAAATCCTTAGTTTATGGACTAGAAAAAATTATTTAA
- the pgl gene encoding 6-phosphogluconolactonase Pgl — protein sequence MSEVKVFPSKSTLIASAQEFIINRIEDTITEKGICTIALAGGSTPKPVYEAIALKQLSWDKIHVFWGDERYVAPTHPDSNQKMAREAWLNKVEIPSDNIHPMPTMGNNPQDDALKHDQEIRDFFSCPQGFPPFDIILLGMGDDGHTASLFPHTKALENTENLITVGNKEDSLRLTFTAPLINAAHCVLFLVSGSNKQKALQQVFSQDCNPREYPSKMIQPQGELIWFLDSDAVGELEII from the coding sequence ATGAGTGAAGTAAAAGTTTTCCCGAGCAAAAGCACCTTAATTGCTAGCGCCCAAGAATTTATCATCAACAGAATAGAAGATACTATCACTGAAAAAGGAATTTGCACCATTGCCCTTGCAGGGGGTAGCACTCCAAAACCCGTCTATGAGGCGATCGCTCTTAAACAGTTATCATGGGATAAAATCCATGTATTCTGGGGAGATGAGCGTTATGTAGCCCCTACCCATCCCGACAGTAACCAAAAAATGGCAAGAGAAGCATGGTTAAATAAAGTAGAAATCCCCTCTGACAATATCCATCCTATGCCTACCATGGGTAACAATCCCCAAGACGATGCCCTAAAACACGATCAAGAAATTAGAGACTTTTTCTCATGCCCCCAAGGATTTCCCCCCTTTGATATTATTCTCCTAGGCATGGGAGATGATGGGCATACCGCCTCCCTTTTTCCCCACACCAAAGCCCTTGAAAATACTGAGAATCTCATTACCGTAGGCAACAAAGAAGATAGCCTCAGATTAACTTTTACTGCCCCCCTCATCAACGCAGCCCACTGTGTTTTATTTCTGGTGTCAGGAAGTAATAAACAGAAAGCCCTACAACAAGTATTTAGCCAAGATTGTAATCCTAGGGAATATCCGAGTAAAATGATTCAACCCCAAGGAGAATTAATCTGGTTTCTTGATAGTGATGCCGTAGGAGAATTAGAAATTATATAG
- the blaZ gene encoding beta-lactamase class A BlaZ has product MQVTFQPPSLSQRNMTYSPQKSNPPEKNRLNTIINSIFRLSIVGIGLGTIFGSILANIDLTQPLFPDLNLPFLNTSGEQDESSITTSESAEVETDNLETISSTTTENIASNSFTFTQELMPLRKKMTVLFEKYANLQPSLFFVDLDNGAFVNMNGMEAFPAASTIKTPILVAFFQDVDEGKILLDEKLTMTEETKATEAGTMQYQPIGTQYTALKVAEEMIIRSDNTATNMLIERLGGVEALNQRFKEWGLESTVINNYLPDLEGMNTISARDLAMTLVKVSNGDLVETRSRDRLLGIMQRTITRTLLPQGIEPDAMIYHKTGDIGKVLGDGGIIDIPTGKRYVGAVLVQRPHNDYTARTMIQEISREAYQHFKWYQPRPTVEGN; this is encoded by the coding sequence TTGCAAGTGACTTTTCAACCCCCATCTCTTAGCCAAAGAAATATGACATATTCTCCCCAAAAATCGAACCCACCAGAAAAAAATCGCCTAAATACGATTATTAACTCTATTTTTCGCCTAAGTATAGTAGGCATTGGCTTAGGAACTATTTTTGGTAGTATATTAGCAAATATCGATTTAACACAGCCTTTATTTCCTGACTTAAATTTACCCTTTCTCAATACATCAGGGGAGCAAGATGAATCATCTATAACTACTTCAGAAAGTGCAGAAGTAGAAACTGATAACCTCGAAACTATCTCCTCTACAACCACCGAAAATATAGCTAGTAATTCTTTTACATTTACCCAAGAATTAATGCCCTTGAGGAAAAAAATGACTGTGTTATTTGAGAAATATGCCAATCTTCAACCTAGTTTATTTTTTGTAGATTTGGATAATGGGGCTTTTGTCAATATGAATGGTATGGAGGCTTTCCCTGCCGCTAGCACCATTAAAACGCCGATTTTGGTTGCTTTTTTTCAGGATGTGGATGAAGGAAAAATTTTGCTTGATGAAAAATTAACCATGACGGAAGAAACCAAAGCCACGGAAGCTGGTACGATGCAATATCAACCCATCGGCACTCAATACACGGCTTTGAAAGTGGCAGAGGAAATGATTATTCGTAGTGATAACACTGCCACTAATATGTTAATTGAAAGGTTAGGGGGTGTAGAGGCACTTAATCAGCGTTTTAAAGAATGGGGTTTAGAATCCACAGTAATTAATAATTATCTTCCTGATTTAGAAGGCATGAACACTATTAGTGCAAGGGATTTGGCTATGACTTTGGTAAAGGTTAGTAATGGTGATTTAGTAGAAACTAGATCAAGGGATCGTCTTTTAGGTATCATGCAGAGAACTATTACTAGGACTTTGTTACCCCAAGGCATTGAACCTGATGCCATGATTTATCATAAAACTGGGGATATTGGGAAAGTATTAGGGGATGGGGGGATTATTGATATACCTACTGGAAAACGTTATGTAGGGGCGGTTTTGGTACAACGTCCTCACAATGATTATACGGCCCGTACTATGATTCAGGAAATATCGAGGGAGGCTTACCAACATTTTAAGTGGTATCAACCTCGCCCGACAGTTGAAGGTAATTGA
- the leuD gene encoding 3-isopropylmalate/(R)-2-methylmalate dehydratase small subunit LeuD yields the protein MSERKIVTGKGIPLVGNDIDTDRIIPARFLRCVTFDGLGKEAFADDRASNPDHPFNQPQYQNAKILVVNANFGCGSSREHAPQAIARWGIDAIVGESFAEIFFGNCLTMGVPCVTTSSANIKSIQNLLKENPDANMVLDLEDMHVKCGRYSSAVKMDSGARSMLVSGKWDTCGLLTKNIPQIQETATKIPYVAW from the coding sequence ATGAGTGAAAGAAAAATCGTAACTGGTAAAGGAATCCCCCTTGTGGGAAATGATATTGATACCGATAGAATTATCCCCGCTCGTTTTTTGCGGTGTGTCACCTTCGACGGTTTAGGAAAAGAAGCCTTTGCCGATGATAGGGCATCAAATCCAGATCATCCTTTTAATCAACCTCAATACCAAAATGCTAAAATTTTAGTAGTTAACGCCAACTTCGGATGTGGTTCGAGTCGTGAACACGCACCCCAGGCGATCGCCCGTTGGGGTATTGATGCTATTGTGGGAGAAAGTTTTGCAGAGATCTTTTTCGGTAACTGTCTTACCATGGGAGTACCTTGTGTTACCACCTCCTCAGCTAATATCAAAAGCATCCAAAACCTACTCAAAGAAAACCCCGATGCTAATATGGTTCTTGATTTAGAAGATATGCACGTTAAGTGTGGACGTTATAGCAGTGCGGTAAAAATGGATTCAGGGGCAAGAAGTATGTTAGTTTCTGGTAAATGGGATACCTGTGGTTTACTCACCAAAAATATTCCTCAAATCCAAGAAACTGCCACCAAAATTCCCTACGTTGCTTGGTAA
- the miaE gene encoding tRNA-(ms[2]io[6]A)-hydroxylase translates to MKTLTKIKLLCEPTSPEWLEQALHNLDTILLDHSHCERKAAGVAVNLLFRYPSHTELIHQLTAIAKEELEHFEQVNQWLQKRGVALAPLQPSPYGATLKGAIRRHEPDRLLDSLLVSALIEARSHERLGLLAENCPDVELAKFYRGLMASEARHYGIYWVLAHKYCDKHQIEPRLQELAHLESDILRNLHPEPRIHS, encoded by the coding sequence GTGAAAACGTTAACCAAAATCAAACTCCTGTGTGAGCCTACATCCCCAGAGTGGTTAGAACAAGCCCTCCATAACCTAGACACTATCCTTTTAGATCATTCTCATTGTGAGCGTAAAGCCGCAGGAGTGGCAGTAAATTTACTTTTTCGTTATCCTTCCCATACCGAGCTTATCCATCAGCTTACAGCCATTGCCAAGGAAGAATTAGAACACTTTGAACAGGTAAATCAGTGGCTACAAAAAAGAGGAGTTGCCCTTGCACCCCTACAACCATCGCCCTACGGTGCTACCCTCAAAGGTGCCATTCGCAGACATGAACCTGATCGCCTTTTAGACTCCTTACTAGTCTCTGCCTTGATTGAAGCGCGATCGCACGAGCGCCTCGGATTACTCGCCGAAAACTGCCCCGATGTCGAACTAGCCAAATTTTATCGAGGTTTGATGGCATCAGAAGCCAGACACTATGGTATTTACTGGGTACTTGCTCATAAATATTGTGACAAACACCAAATCGAACCTAGATTACAAGAATTAGCTCACCTAGAAAGCGACATTCTCAGGAATCTACACCCCGAACCAAGAATACACAGCTAA